In Paractinoplanes brasiliensis, the following proteins share a genomic window:
- a CDS encoding type IV toxin-antitoxin system AbiEi family antitoxin, with protein MTRTIPPSLGGILEELELEQPTLVTSEQLAQLVEHHGLRTPVRIVAARLRERGWLLPTGQRGVWEFAPAAMAGAYSRNDPLMPLRAFLAQRPSARCALTLQAAAWAHGFADRVPTHIAVAAATTELARQLPAGVAASVFDPHLRYQDQRGVPVLAPESILVHMTAKPGAVRSWASALEWLPELAADLSWEELSLELAGRPSATSARTGYLLQGMRPDLADAIRESSPLHGKTWFGPRGHLRRHDNTWQVADTSLPFDPRTLRAAT; from the coding sequence ATGACACGGACGATCCCGCCTTCGCTGGGGGGTATCCTTGAAGAGCTGGAGCTCGAGCAGCCCACGCTTGTCACGAGTGAGCAACTCGCTCAGCTCGTCGAACACCATGGCCTGCGCACCCCGGTCCGGATCGTGGCCGCGCGACTGCGCGAGCGGGGGTGGCTACTACCAACCGGGCAACGCGGTGTCTGGGAGTTCGCACCCGCCGCCATGGCAGGTGCCTACTCCCGTAACGACCCGCTCATGCCCCTACGCGCCTTCCTGGCTCAACGACCCTCCGCGCGGTGCGCCTTGACCTTGCAAGCCGCCGCCTGGGCGCACGGCTTCGCCGACCGCGTGCCGACCCACATCGCGGTCGCCGCCGCGACGACCGAACTGGCGCGTCAGCTACCCGCGGGCGTTGCGGCATCCGTCTTCGATCCCCACCTTCGCTACCAGGATCAGCGCGGCGTACCGGTACTCGCTCCGGAAAGCATTCTCGTACACATGACGGCAAAGCCCGGTGCCGTGCGCTCCTGGGCGAGTGCGCTCGAATGGCTCCCGGAACTTGCCGCCGACTTGTCCTGGGAAGAGCTGTCCCTCGAACTGGCCGGTCGGCCGTCGGCCACCAGCGCACGCACCGGCTACCTGCTCCAGGGAATGCGACCCGACCTGGCCGACGCGATCCGCGAGTCGAGCCCCCTGCACGGCAAAACCTGGTTCGGCCCGCGAGGACATCTCCGCCGCCACGACAACACCTGGCAGGTCGCCGACACCAGCCTCCCCTTCGACCCCCGCACCCTGCGAGCCGCCACATGA
- a CDS encoding UPF0182 family membrane protein, producing the protein MSRRGRVTVGVLVGVFLLFTLLGWGIDAYTDYLWFNEVDFVNVFSGVLLTRLLLFLVIGLAVALIIAGNLYLAYRLRPLLRPHSAEQATLERYRMIIAPRLGTWITVLTVIIGFFAGLSAQGRWKDWILFRNGGSFGIQDPEHKVDVGWYVFDYPMMRYVLGVAFTAVVLSVLGSLAMHYVFGGVRLQGVGDRMTTGARAHLTSLVALFVLLKAVAYVLDRRALLLEQHVSPGLYGAGYTDVNALMPAKEILAYISIVVAIAIIVFSNAGLRNLVWPGVSLALLAISAVAIGGIYPLAVQNFSVKPSLSEKEAPYIQRSIDATRAAFGLDGTEVAPYRANTVVPPGNLASDTSAQNARLIDPQLVSQAFTQSQQSRGFYDFGAKLDVDRYSINNKTADYVVGVREINDDKLTTQQRNWLNRHTVYTHGYGLVAAPANQFCGGLPYFVSGFLGDDRSGNCSSATEEIKVSQPRVYYGEQSTEYAIVGQEDENRRVEFDRPQEDNNNAEELYTYTGEGGVSIGSFFRRLVFAIKNTESNFVLSDAVNSKSKLMYIREPRERVAKVAPFLTIDGDPYPAAVDGRIVWILDGYTTSASYPYSQKINLATETQDELTGQGQFALARDDVNYMRNSVKATVDAYDGTVKLYEFDDNDPVLKAWNKAFGGDLIVPKEDTPPALEQHFRYPQDLFKVQRNLLTRFHVTDPQAFFSGQDFWQVPNAPDAPSSNQKQPPFYLNVQLPEQDQTRFQLTAGVTPANRENLAALISGSYVDNKPVIQVLELPDQTVTPGPVQVHQKMTANATVRQQITLLSNNSQSQVLYGNLITLPVEGGVLYVEPVYVRPGNQENAAPQLQKILMSYGDGGTYVVLADSLKQGLDQLVQQGKNAQTGNNNSGNTGNNSGNNSGGNTGTNPPPETLTGELAAAATALDQAIANVRTAQQSGDFARYGEALKALDTAMTNFENARNAAGSATPNPSGSAPAPNPTPSG; encoded by the coding sequence ATGAGCCGGCGCGGTCGCGTCACCGTCGGCGTCCTGGTCGGGGTCTTTCTTCTTTTCACGCTGCTCGGGTGGGGCATCGACGCGTACACCGATTACCTCTGGTTCAACGAGGTCGACTTCGTCAACGTCTTCTCCGGTGTTCTGCTCACCCGGCTCCTGCTGTTCCTGGTCATCGGCCTCGCGGTCGCTCTGATCATCGCAGGCAACCTCTATCTGGCGTACCGGCTGCGACCGCTGCTGCGGCCGCACTCGGCCGAACAGGCGACGCTCGAGCGCTACCGCATGATCATTGCGCCGCGCCTGGGCACCTGGATCACCGTTCTCACCGTCATCATCGGTTTCTTCGCCGGGCTCTCCGCGCAGGGCCGGTGGAAGGACTGGATACTCTTCCGCAACGGCGGCAGCTTCGGCATCCAGGACCCGGAGCACAAAGTGGACGTCGGGTGGTACGTCTTCGACTACCCGATGATGCGTTACGTGCTCGGCGTCGCCTTCACCGCCGTGGTGCTCTCGGTGCTGGGCTCGCTCGCCATGCACTACGTCTTCGGCGGCGTACGCCTGCAGGGCGTCGGCGACCGCATGACCACCGGCGCGCGGGCGCACCTGACCTCGCTGGTCGCGCTGTTCGTGCTGCTCAAGGCGGTGGCGTACGTCCTCGACCGGCGGGCCCTGCTGCTTGAGCAGCACGTCTCGCCGGGGTTGTACGGCGCGGGCTACACCGACGTCAACGCGTTGATGCCGGCCAAGGAGATCCTCGCGTACATCTCGATCGTCGTGGCGATCGCGATCATCGTGTTCTCCAACGCGGGCCTGCGCAACCTGGTATGGCCCGGCGTCTCGCTGGCCCTGCTGGCGATCTCGGCGGTAGCCATCGGCGGCATCTACCCGCTGGCCGTGCAGAACTTCTCGGTCAAGCCCAGCCTCAGCGAGAAGGAAGCGCCGTACATCCAGCGCTCCATCGACGCCACCAGGGCGGCCTTCGGGCTGGACGGCACCGAGGTCGCGCCGTACCGGGCCAACACCGTGGTCCCGCCCGGCAATCTGGCCTCCGACACCAGCGCGCAGAACGCCCGCCTGATCGACCCGCAACTCGTCTCGCAGGCGTTCACCCAGTCGCAGCAGTCCCGCGGCTTCTACGACTTCGGGGCCAAGCTCGACGTCGACCGCTACTCCATCAACAACAAGACGGCCGACTACGTGGTCGGCGTCCGTGAGATCAACGACGACAAGCTGACCACGCAGCAGCGCAACTGGCTCAACCGGCACACCGTCTACACCCACGGCTACGGCCTGGTGGCGGCGCCGGCCAACCAGTTCTGCGGCGGCCTGCCGTACTTCGTCTCCGGGTTCCTCGGCGACGACCGTTCCGGCAACTGCTCCTCGGCGACCGAAGAGATCAAGGTCAGCCAGCCGCGGGTGTACTACGGCGAGCAGTCCACCGAGTACGCGATCGTCGGCCAGGAGGACGAAAACCGCCGGGTCGAGTTCGACCGCCCGCAGGAGGACAACAACAACGCCGAGGAGCTCTACACCTACACGGGTGAGGGCGGTGTCTCGATCGGCTCGTTCTTCCGCCGGCTGGTCTTCGCGATCAAGAACACCGAGAGCAACTTCGTGCTCTCCGACGCGGTCAACTCCAAGTCCAAGCTCATGTACATCCGCGAGCCGCGCGAGCGGGTGGCCAAGGTCGCGCCGTTCCTGACGATCGACGGCGACCCGTACCCGGCGGCCGTCGACGGCCGGATCGTGTGGATCCTCGACGGCTACACCACGTCGGCGAGCTACCCGTACTCGCAGAAGATCAACCTGGCCACCGAGACGCAGGACGAGCTCACCGGTCAGGGGCAATTCGCCCTGGCCCGCGACGACGTCAACTACATGCGCAACTCGGTCAAGGCGACCGTCGACGCGTACGACGGCACGGTCAAGCTGTACGAGTTCGACGACAACGACCCGGTGCTCAAGGCGTGGAACAAGGCCTTCGGCGGCGACCTGATCGTCCCGAAGGAAGACACCCCGCCGGCCCTCGAACAGCACTTCCGTTACCCGCAGGACCTGTTCAAGGTGCAGCGCAACCTGCTCACCCGGTTCCACGTGACCGACCCGCAGGCGTTCTTCTCCGGCCAGGACTTCTGGCAGGTGCCGAACGCGCCCGACGCGCCGTCGAGCAACCAGAAGCAGCCGCCGTTCTACCTCAACGTGCAGCTGCCCGAACAGGACCAGACCCGGTTCCAGCTGACCGCCGGCGTCACACCGGCCAACCGCGAAAACCTGGCCGCGCTGATCTCGGGGTCGTACGTCGACAACAAACCCGTGATCCAGGTGCTCGAACTGCCCGACCAGACGGTCACACCAGGACCGGTCCAGGTGCACCAAAAGATGACCGCCAACGCGACCGTGCGGCAACAGATCACCCTGCTGTCGAACAACTCGCAGTCCCAGGTGCTCTACGGCAACCTGATCACCTTGCCCGTCGAAGGCGGCGTGCTCTATGTGGAGCCGGTCTACGTCAGACCCGGCAACCAGGAGAACGCGGCCCCGCAGCTGCAGAAGATCCTGATGTCCTACGGCGACGGCGGAACGTACGTCGTGCTGGCCGACAGTCTCAAACAGGGCCTCGACCAACTCGTGCAGCAGGGCAAGAACGCGCAGACCGGCAACAACAACAGCGGCAACACGGGTAACAACAGCGGCAACAACAGTGGCGGCAACACCGGCACCAACCCGCCGCCGGAAACGCTCACCGGCGAGCTGGCCGCCGCCGCGACAGCGCTCGACCAGGCCATCGCCAACGTCCGAACGGCCCAGCAGTCCGGCGACTTCGCCCGCTACGGCGAAGCGCTCAAGGCCCTCGACACCGCGATGACCAACTTCGAGAACGCCCGCAACGCCGCCGGCAGCGCCACCCCGAACCCCTCCGGCTCGGCGCCGGCGCCCAACCCAACCCCGAGCGGCTGA
- a CDS encoding zinc-dependent metalloprotease, which produces MPDIPFGFSLPGAQPPDPSDPQQMQQFMAQLQQMFAGAGSGPVNWDLARQVAQSQLSAAGDPAVNMFERHQVEESLRLADLWLDPASALPSGIRVAAAWNRNEWIYNTLEVWKKLCDPIAGRMVGAMGDLVPDEAKAQLGPMQSMVATLGGALFGGQLGQALGQLAAEVLSAGDIGLPLGPNGTAALVPANIKAYGDGLEIPEDQVRLYVALREAAHQRLFGHVPWLRAHVLSAVETYANGITVNREAIEEAMSRVDPADPESMQAMALEGIFTPEDTPQQKQSLARLETALALIEGWVGHVVDSAAGDRLPSVVQLGEAFRRRRAAGGPAEQTFAALVGLELRPRRLREAGALWSAVLEHRGVQGRDALWGHPDLLPTDEDFANPQVFAQGTPDWDISELENLEKNEGDKGEGDDSDK; this is translated from the coding sequence GTGCCTGATATTCCGTTCGGCTTCTCCCTGCCGGGCGCCCAGCCGCCCGACCCCTCCGACCCGCAGCAGATGCAGCAGTTCATGGCGCAGCTGCAGCAGATGTTCGCCGGGGCCGGCAGTGGCCCCGTGAACTGGGACCTCGCCCGTCAGGTCGCGCAGAGCCAGCTCTCCGCCGCCGGTGACCCCGCCGTGAACATGTTCGAGCGCCACCAGGTCGAGGAATCGCTGCGCCTCGCCGACCTGTGGCTCGACCCGGCCTCCGCGCTGCCCAGCGGCATCCGGGTGGCCGCCGCGTGGAACCGCAACGAGTGGATCTACAACACGCTCGAGGTGTGGAAGAAGCTGTGCGACCCGATCGCGGGCCGCATGGTCGGCGCCATGGGCGATCTCGTGCCCGACGAGGCCAAGGCCCAGCTCGGCCCGATGCAGTCGATGGTGGCGACCCTGGGCGGGGCGCTCTTCGGCGGGCAGCTCGGCCAGGCCCTGGGCCAGCTCGCGGCCGAGGTGCTCTCGGCGGGCGACATCGGCTTGCCGCTCGGCCCCAACGGCACCGCCGCCCTCGTCCCGGCCAACATCAAGGCGTACGGGGACGGCCTGGAGATCCCCGAGGACCAGGTCCGGCTGTACGTTGCCCTGCGTGAGGCGGCCCACCAGCGGCTCTTCGGGCACGTGCCGTGGCTGCGCGCGCACGTGCTGAGCGCCGTGGAGACGTACGCGAACGGCATCACCGTGAATCGTGAGGCCATCGAGGAAGCGATGAGCCGCGTCGACCCCGCCGACCCGGAGTCGATGCAGGCCATGGCGCTCGAGGGCATCTTCACGCCGGAGGACACGCCGCAGCAGAAGCAGAGCCTGGCCCGCCTCGAGACGGCGCTCGCGCTGATCGAGGGCTGGGTCGGCCACGTGGTCGACAGCGCGGCCGGCGACAGGTTGCCGTCCGTGGTGCAGCTGGGCGAGGCGTTCCGGCGCCGGCGTGCGGCGGGTGGCCCGGCCGAGCAGACGTTCGCCGCGCTCGTCGGCCTCGAGCTGCGCCCGCGCCGCCTGCGTGAGGCGGGCGCGCTGTGGTCCGCCGTCCTCGAGCACCGCGGTGTGCAGGGCCGCGACGCCCTGTGGGGCCACCCCGACCTGCTGCCGACCGACGAGGACTTCGCCAACCCGCAGGTCTTCGCCCAGGGCACCCCCGACTGGGACATCAGCGAGCTCGAGAACCTCGAGAAGAACGAGGGCGACAAGGGCGAAGGCGACGACAGCGACAAGTGA
- a CDS encoding nucleotidyl transferase AbiEii/AbiGii toxin family protein: MNDINLTVGHIARHTPRGAGAQGRDAAIVDIAQDLLLRHLHGLGVLDAMTFKGGTALRKLYAGNAGRFSLDLDFSSTKIGADPDDALTNLIAAVDGLKVGPFSYGVIERRGKWTLTYDHSFGGDTGALQSKLDLNPPPWLPPVLRGWQPLPIHTRYGLPALPQLQVIRLEENIAEKIARLNRATPARDMYDLRWAMTNTPITGKLDHALVRRLAVLKIWVDANGLHAGDTFWKQGHEGPAFNPEKWLRDRGAGEFDEQDIGALAVPTPTAAELSEALRTHFRFLADLEDDERLLAQAREQDRPLALRALATLPGGRLADVGLY; the protein is encoded by the coding sequence ATGAACGACATCAACCTGACCGTCGGACACATTGCCCGGCACACACCGCGTGGCGCCGGTGCCCAAGGCCGTGACGCCGCCATTGTCGACATCGCCCAAGACCTTCTGCTTCGCCACCTGCACGGGCTCGGCGTCCTCGACGCGATGACGTTCAAGGGCGGCACCGCGCTGCGCAAGCTGTACGCGGGAAACGCCGGGCGCTTCTCCCTCGATCTGGACTTCTCCAGCACGAAGATCGGCGCCGATCCCGACGACGCGCTCACCAACCTGATCGCCGCCGTCGACGGACTCAAGGTCGGCCCCTTCAGCTACGGCGTCATCGAACGGCGCGGCAAGTGGACGCTCACCTACGACCACAGCTTCGGCGGCGACACCGGTGCCTTGCAGAGCAAACTCGACTTGAATCCGCCGCCCTGGCTGCCGCCGGTCCTGCGCGGATGGCAACCCCTGCCCATTCACACCCGGTACGGACTACCTGCTCTACCTCAACTGCAGGTGATCCGCCTCGAAGAGAACATCGCCGAGAAGATCGCCCGTCTGAATCGCGCCACTCCCGCCCGCGACATGTACGACCTGCGCTGGGCCATGACCAACACCCCCATCACCGGCAAACTGGACCATGCCCTCGTACGCCGTCTCGCCGTCCTCAAAATCTGGGTCGACGCCAACGGCCTCCACGCCGGCGACACCTTCTGGAAGCAAGGCCACGAAGGCCCCGCCTTCAACCCGGAGAAGTGGCTCCGCGACCGCGGCGCAGGCGAGTTCGACGAACAGGACATCGGAGCGCTCGCCGTCCCCACGCCCACTGCAGCCGAGCTGTCGGAAGCCCTTCGCACCCATTTCAGATTCCTCGCCGACCTCGAAGACGACGAACGGCTCCTCGCCCAGGCTCGGGAACAGGACCGTCCCCTCGCACTACGCGCCCTGGCCACCCTCCCCGGCGGCCGGCTGGCCGACGTCGGCCTCTACTGA
- a CDS encoding TetR/AcrR family transcriptional regulator, with amino-acid sequence MTFQRARSEEQREIRRRAILDTAAAMLDEMPVAEVSLNELSRRVGLAKSNVLRYFESREAVLLELLDVFLGEWLAELATELAAGVEARASVEKRADQVADILSRSLAERTVLCDLFGAQGGVLEHNVSVEVVKRHKRASLGRLADMAGLLRRHLPELGDDAPVLCLIILVSAGALSAYVPPPPSVLAAYADEPALAVYNLEPRDGLRLAFTAMLVGVLPRT; translated from the coding sequence GTGACATTTCAGCGGGCGCGCAGCGAGGAGCAGCGGGAGATCAGGCGCAGGGCAATCCTCGACACGGCGGCGGCCATGCTCGACGAGATGCCCGTGGCCGAGGTGAGCCTCAACGAGCTCAGCCGGCGGGTGGGCCTGGCCAAGTCGAACGTGCTGCGGTATTTCGAGTCGCGTGAAGCCGTCCTGCTCGAGCTGCTGGACGTCTTCCTCGGGGAGTGGCTCGCCGAGCTGGCCACCGAGCTGGCCGCCGGTGTCGAGGCCCGGGCGTCCGTCGAGAAGCGGGCGGATCAGGTGGCTGACATCCTCAGCCGGTCCCTGGCGGAGCGGACGGTGCTGTGCGACCTCTTCGGCGCGCAGGGTGGCGTCCTCGAGCACAACGTCTCGGTCGAGGTGGTCAAGCGGCACAAGCGTGCCTCGCTGGGCAGGCTCGCCGACATGGCCGGCCTGCTGCGCCGTCATCTGCCCGAGCTCGGCGACGACGCGCCGGTGCTGTGTCTGATCATTCTGGTTTCGGCGGGCGCTCTTTCGGCGTACGTGCCGCCGCCGCCCAGCGTTCTCGCGGCCTATGCGGACGAGCCGGCCCTTGCCGTGTACAACCTTGAACCCCGTGACGGCCTGCGCCTCGCCTTCACCGCCATGCTCGTCGGCGTGCTGCCACGAACCTGA
- a CDS encoding YlbL family protein, which produces MRRRGVTVILGALITALLAVGVMAAPLPYVVLKPGPTVNTLGSDNGTEVIQVTDAKTTTSAGQLRLTTVNVQSQVELVWAISSWFSSSDAVVPRELIYPPDRTEKQVEQKNAEEWTQSQSSAVTVALTKLGYPARPAVSKVVEGGAATGILQKDDVITAVDGTAVDSPAKLTELVRAKPAGSELAISYLRGGKAATAKITTKASADDNTPRLGIEIGAKQDAPFKVEIDLDKIGGPSAGLMFTLGIMDKIKPEDLTGGKIVAGTGTIDNDGNVGPIGGIPQKLVGAKKAGAQLFLVPKGNCAEALRNSVDGLVMAEVATVDDALTALKTFSGGGTPKPCSAA; this is translated from the coding sequence ATGAGACGTCGTGGTGTCACCGTAATCCTCGGCGCCCTGATCACCGCCCTGCTGGCAGTCGGTGTGATGGCCGCACCCCTGCCCTACGTGGTGCTCAAACCCGGCCCGACGGTGAACACGCTCGGCTCGGACAACGGCACCGAGGTGATCCAGGTGACGGACGCCAAGACCACGACGTCGGCCGGGCAGCTGCGCCTGACCACGGTGAACGTGCAGTCGCAGGTGGAGCTGGTGTGGGCGATCAGCAGCTGGTTCAGCTCGTCGGACGCGGTCGTCCCGCGTGAGCTGATCTACCCGCCGGACCGTACGGAGAAGCAGGTCGAACAGAAGAACGCCGAAGAGTGGACCCAGTCACAGAGCAGCGCGGTCACGGTCGCTCTGACCAAGCTGGGCTACCCGGCGCGTCCGGCCGTCAGCAAGGTCGTCGAGGGCGGCGCCGCGACCGGGATCCTGCAGAAGGACGATGTGATCACCGCGGTCGACGGCACGGCGGTCGACTCCCCGGCGAAACTGACCGAGCTGGTCCGGGCCAAGCCGGCCGGCAGCGAGCTCGCCATCTCCTACCTGCGCGGCGGCAAGGCCGCGACGGCGAAGATCACGACCAAGGCCTCCGCCGACGACAACACGCCGCGGCTGGGCATCGAGATCGGCGCCAAACAGGACGCCCCGTTCAAGGTCGAGATCGACCTCGACAAGATCGGCGGACCGAGCGCGGGGCTGATGTTCACGCTCGGGATCATGGACAAGATCAAGCCGGAGGACCTGACCGGCGGAAAGATCGTTGCGGGTACGGGAACGATCGACAACGACGGCAACGTCGGCCCGATCGGCGGGATCCCGCAGAAGCTGGTCGGCGCCAAGAAAGCCGGCGCTCAACTGTTCCTCGTGCCCAAGGGAAACTGCGCCGAGGCGCTGCGGAACTCGGTCGACGGGCTTGTGATGGCCGAGGTGGCCACCGTGGACGACGCGCTCACCGCGCTCAAGACCTTCAGCGGTGGCGGCACTCCGAAGCCCTGCTCGGCCGCGTGA
- a CDS encoding SDR family NAD(P)-dependent oxidoreductase, whose translation MSGKWSEQNIPDQSGRVAIVTGANTGLGYETARALAEHGATVVLAVRNIEKGRQAAARINGDVTVQALDLTSLASIRSAAADLRAAHPRIDLLINNAGVMYTPRQTTADGFEMQFGTNHLGHFALTGLLLDRLLPVPGSRVVTVSSGGHRIRADIHFDDLQWEHAYSRVAAYGQSKLANLMFTYELQRRLTPHGATIAVAAHPGVSNTELIRHTPTAVRLPITWLATLLTQNAEMGALPTLRAATDPNVTGGQYYGPGNLLQIRGYPKQVTSSPASHNKTIQQRLWTVSEQLTGVTYPVPELTR comes from the coding sequence GTGAGCGGCAAGTGGAGCGAACAGAACATCCCCGACCAGAGCGGCCGCGTGGCGATCGTGACCGGCGCCAACACCGGGCTGGGATACGAAACCGCCCGAGCGCTCGCCGAACACGGGGCAACAGTGGTCCTGGCCGTCCGCAACATCGAAAAAGGCCGGCAAGCCGCGGCCCGCATCAACGGCGACGTCACCGTCCAAGCCCTCGACCTGACCTCGCTCGCATCCATCCGCTCAGCGGCCGCCGACCTGCGCGCCGCCCACCCCCGCATCGACCTGCTCATCAACAACGCCGGCGTGATGTACACCCCCCGCCAGACCACCGCCGACGGTTTCGAAATGCAGTTCGGCACCAACCACCTCGGCCACTTCGCCCTCACCGGCCTGCTGCTCGACAGGCTCCTGCCCGTCCCCGGCTCCCGCGTCGTCACCGTCAGCAGCGGCGGCCACCGCATCCGCGCCGACATCCACTTCGACGACCTGCAGTGGGAACACGCCTACAGCCGCGTCGCCGCCTACGGCCAGTCCAAACTCGCCAACCTGATGTTCACGTACGAACTGCAGCGCCGCCTCACACCCCACGGCGCCACCATCGCGGTCGCCGCCCACCCCGGCGTGTCCAACACCGAACTCATACGCCACACCCCGACCGCCGTACGCCTCCCGATCACCTGGCTCGCGACCCTGCTCACCCAGAACGCCGAAATGGGCGCCCTACCCACCCTGCGCGCCGCCACCGACCCGAACGTCACCGGCGGCCAGTACTACGGCCCCGGCAACCTCCTCCAAATCCGCGGCTACCCCAAGCAGGTCACATCCAGCCCCGCCTCCCACAACAAGACCATCCAGCAGCGCCTGTGGACCGTCTCCGAACAACTCACCGGCGTGACCTACCCCGTCCCCGAGCTCACCCGATAA